Genomic DNA from Leptospira inadai serovar Lyme str. 10:
AGAGTATCTTTCGATCATTCTCCCGATGGGAATTTTCAACGTGATCGGATCCCTTCAAAATATAGAATCCGCCGAGGCGGCCGGAGATAAATTCAATACTCGAAATTCTCTTCTAGCGAACGGAATCGGAACCGTCGCGGGTTCATTCTTCGGTTCGCCCTTCCCTACTACGATTTATATCGGTCATCCAGGTTGGAAGGCGCTAGGAGCGAGGGCCGGTTACTCTACGCTGAACGGAGTCTTCATGACCGTCGCGGCTTTCTTGGGACTCATGGGATTCCTTTCCAAACTGATCCCTATCGAAGCCGGAATGGCAATCGTCTTATGGATCGGAATCGTGATCGGCTCCCAAGCTTTCGAAGCGACTCCGACTCGTCATGCTCCTGCCGTAGTCATCGGTTTGTTACCGGCGATTGCAGGTTGGGGCGTTCTCTTAATCCAGAGTACTTTTAATTACGCGGATCCGATTTTAACGAAGGCAATCGAGGGAACCGCTGCGGCTTCCCAGACTCCGAATATTTGGCTATCATTGGTTCCCGCAAACCAACCCATCTTTCCGTATCCATTAGAGGGACTCTTAAGTCTTTCTCAGGGATTTCTTCTATCTTCCATGGTATGGGCTGCGATTGCGACGTTCGTAATCGATCGAGATTTTAAGAAGGCGATTCTGGCGAGTTTAGCGGGAGTTTTTCTTTCGGCTACGGGATTTATTCATGCCTATTCGCTACGGGGAAACGCGATTTTAACCCCATTTGAACCGAATTTCGGTCCGTTTGTGAAAGGATATTTGCTTTTAGTCTTACTTTTTCTGCTGGCTTCTTTCTTACGGAAGGAGCCGAGAACGGTCTAATATGATGACGGGAAGAACGCCCGGGGATGAAATTGATCCCGAACGTTTCTATATAAGGAGAAAAAGTCACCTATGTGGATGATTCGTAGATTCGGATTGTTTGCGATAACAAACCTCGCAGTGATAGCAACGATCGCATTCTTAATAAGAATTACCGGTCTCGCCAGCTATCTGGAAAAATCGGGTATT
This window encodes:
- a CDS encoding permease is translated as MSNYRWFVPGDLDGFFGLMIDNLIQILVLVALCVGPCGMPQEFVFRVIIPGAAVSLLLGNLFYALQARQLAKTEGRTDVTALPYGINTVSLFAFVFFVMFPVYLKTGSYKAAWAMGLLASFLSGLIEMLGAFVAERIRKATPRAALLSALAGIALTFISMDFLIRTFQNPLVAFVPFGIILLQYFGRVVFPFKIPGGLISVIVGTILAWYSPYFSGKPIMDPEALKSSLGIGLYLPVWSAGEIFSVFKEADIREYLSIILPMGIFNVIGSLQNIESAEAAGDKFNTRNSLLANGIGTVAGSFFGSPFPTTIYIGHPGWKALGARAGYSTLNGVFMTVAAFLGLMGFLSKLIPIEAGMAIVLWIGIVIGSQAFEATPTRHAPAVVIGLLPAIAGWGVLLIQSTFNYADPILTKAIEGTAAASQTPNIWLSLVPANQPIFPYPLEGLLSLSQGFLLSSMVWAAIATFVIDRDFKKAILASLAGVFLSATGFIHAYSLRGNAILTPFEPNFGPFVKGYLLLVLLFLLASFLRKEPRTV